From a single Micromonospora pallida genomic region:
- a CDS encoding DegT/DnrJ/EryC1/StrS family aminotransferase, translating to MSFPSMGSADGRTLGEEELAGVARVLQSGMLSSVWGTEVKALEREMADLHGVAHAVAASSGTAALHLAVAAVAPDPGDEIITSPISDFGTVAPILAQNAVPVFADVDPYTGNLDPAAVAAAIGPRTKAILAVHLFGATADLRAVADDAGVPLIEDCAQAWLARYPDGTLAGTAGTIGCFSLQQWKHITCGDGGLTITDDPVLARRMRLFADKGWPRDGGRQHASLGMNYRMTELAGAVARAQLAKLPGVLADRRRTAARLHAALADLPGVRLPADVDAHAWWLFPIVLDPPLTNRAVAARLAAAGIPARAGYLEQPLHCAPVLTEAPVYGGTRYPLTAPPADKVPTYGPGLCPAAERLIDSTLLVVDWNERYTDDHVDEIAQAVRAAVTA from the coding sequence GTGTCGTTTCCCAGCATGGGCAGTGCCGACGGCCGGACCCTCGGCGAGGAGGAACTGGCCGGCGTCGCCCGCGTCCTCCAGTCGGGCATGCTCAGCTCCGTCTGGGGCACCGAGGTGAAGGCCCTGGAACGGGAGATGGCCGACCTGCACGGCGTCGCGCACGCCGTGGCCGCCAGCTCCGGTACGGCAGCCCTGCACCTGGCCGTCGCCGCCGTCGCCCCCGACCCCGGCGACGAGATCATCACCTCGCCGATCAGTGACTTCGGCACCGTCGCGCCCATCCTCGCCCAGAACGCCGTGCCGGTCTTCGCCGACGTCGACCCGTACACCGGGAACCTGGACCCGGCGGCCGTCGCCGCCGCGATCGGACCGCGCACGAAGGCGATCCTCGCGGTGCACCTCTTCGGCGCCACCGCCGACCTCCGCGCGGTGGCCGACGACGCCGGGGTGCCGCTGATCGAGGACTGCGCCCAGGCGTGGCTCGCCCGCTACCCCGACGGCACCCTCGCCGGCACCGCCGGCACGATCGGCTGCTTCAGCCTCCAGCAGTGGAAGCACATCACCTGCGGCGACGGCGGACTGACGATCACCGACGACCCGGTGCTGGCTCGGCGGATGCGGCTCTTCGCCGACAAGGGCTGGCCGCGCGACGGCGGCCGGCAGCACGCCAGCCTCGGCATGAACTACCGGATGACGGAGCTGGCCGGCGCGGTCGCCCGCGCCCAGCTCGCCAAGCTGCCCGGCGTGCTCGCCGACCGGCGCCGGACCGCGGCCCGGCTGCACGCCGCCCTGGCCGACCTGCCCGGCGTGCGCCTGCCCGCCGACGTCGACGCCCACGCCTGGTGGCTCTTCCCGATCGTGCTGGACCCGCCGCTGACCAACCGGGCGGTCGCCGCGCGGCTCGCCGCCGCCGGGATTCCGGCCCGCGCCGGCTACCTCGAGCAGCCGCTGCACTGCGCGCCGGTGCTCACCGAGGCCCCGGTGTACGGCGGCACCCGCTACCCGCTCACCGCGCCGCCCGCCGACAAGGTGCCCACCTACGGGCCGGGCCTCTGCCCGGCCGCCGAACGGCTGATCGACTCGACCCTGCTGGTCGTCGACTGGAACGAGCGGTACACCGACGACCACGTCGACGAGATCGCGCAGGCCGTCCGCGCCGCCGTGACAGCATGA
- a CDS encoding amidohydrolase family protein yields the protein MTGPFTAGDLPTVTLDVDVLVGRYADRPGPTGDPRQVAAALAANGIGRAAVASLRAALFDMTTGNDEAAALAGPDVLPVGGVDLRDPLGAEREVVRLAERGFRAVRLFPDEQKVEADFPSVRHVARRATEAGLVVLTGGDVRRFWRPLAGATVVFLDTHFYHLGDFVVAARDEPGFHTSTRLLNSPDALETVAEHLGVERLLYGSRTPWYEAVVPRLRLARSGLTPAEVAAVAGGNAQRILEPPT from the coding sequence GTGACGGGCCCGTTCACCGCCGGCGACCTGCCCACCGTCACCCTCGACGTCGACGTGCTGGTCGGCCGGTACGCCGACCGTCCCGGACCCACCGGCGACCCCCGGCAGGTGGCCGCCGCCCTGGCCGCCAACGGGATCGGCCGGGCGGCCGTGGCCAGCCTGCGGGCCGCCCTGTTCGACATGACCACCGGCAACGACGAGGCGGCGGCCCTCGCCGGCCCGGACGTGCTCCCGGTGGGTGGAGTCGACCTGCGTGACCCGCTCGGAGCCGAGCGGGAGGTGGTCCGGCTGGCCGAGCGGGGCTTCCGCGCGGTGCGGCTCTTCCCCGACGAGCAGAAGGTCGAGGCGGACTTCCCCTCCGTGCGGCACGTCGCCCGCCGCGCCACCGAGGCCGGGCTGGTCGTGCTGACCGGTGGCGACGTCCGCCGGTTCTGGCGTCCGCTGGCCGGGGCCACCGTCGTCTTCCTCGACACGCACTTCTACCACCTGGGCGACTTCGTGGTGGCCGCCCGTGACGAACCGGGCTTCCACACCTCCACCCGCCTGCTCAACTCGCCCGACGCGCTGGAGACCGTCGCGGAACACCTCGGCGTCGAGCGCCTGCTCTACGGCTCCCGGACGCCCTGGTACGAGGCCGTCGTGCCCCGGCTCCGGCTGGCCCGCAGCGGCCTCACCCCGGCCGAGGTGGCCGCCGTGGCGGGCGGCAACGCCCAGCGGATCCTGGAGCCGCCGACATGA
- a CDS encoding Gfo/Idh/MocA family protein gives MRIALAGLATSHPYTDARTLRNVAELVVWEPDPQRLARFRAEQPDAVVVPDLDALLAAGPDGVVLTVPTSDVPAALGRILDRKLPCFVNKPAAATREQFDRLEQVVSRSPELVLTSSVLRFAPEFVGFDVPRDQVLAVRATVRHDVGLWATGYNPWQDDPTVGGGTLVMMGLHGVELLVALLGPAVRLVGAAGAVRHHHGLRSEDTGVLALRWDNGVLGTVEVLGVSEGESYEVTVHTVAGERRVVLRGGADELGFRSTVDAFLAMVHGAPSPVPWAQTRAVLDVLTSARALA, from the coding sequence ATGCGCATCGCCCTCGCCGGACTCGCCACCAGCCACCCGTACACCGACGCCCGGACCCTGCGGAACGTGGCGGAGCTGGTGGTGTGGGAGCCCGACCCGCAGCGGCTGGCCCGGTTCCGGGCCGAGCAGCCGGATGCCGTGGTGGTCCCGGACCTCGACGCGCTGCTCGCCGCCGGTCCGGACGGCGTGGTCCTCACCGTGCCCACCTCGGACGTGCCGGCGGCGCTGGGCCGGATCCTCGACCGCAAGCTCCCCTGCTTCGTCAACAAGCCCGCGGCGGCCACCCGGGAACAGTTCGACCGGCTGGAACAGGTGGTGTCGCGCTCGCCGGAGCTGGTGCTCACCTCGTCCGTGCTGCGGTTCGCCCCGGAGTTCGTCGGGTTCGACGTGCCCCGGGATCAGGTGCTGGCGGTCCGCGCGACGGTGCGACACGACGTGGGCCTCTGGGCCACCGGCTACAACCCGTGGCAGGACGACCCGACGGTGGGCGGCGGCACGCTGGTGATGATGGGCCTGCACGGGGTGGAGCTGCTGGTCGCGCTGCTGGGGCCGGCGGTCCGGCTGGTCGGCGCCGCCGGCGCGGTACGCCACCACCACGGCCTGCGTTCGGAGGACACCGGCGTGCTGGCCCTCCGCTGGGACAACGGTGTGCTCGGCACCGTCGAGGTGCTCGGCGTCAGCGAGGGGGAGTCGTACGAGGTGACCGTCCACACCGTCGCCGGCGAACGGCGGGTGGTGCTCCGCGGCGGCGCGGACGAACTGGGCTTCCGGTCCACTGTCGACGCCTTCCTCGCCATGGTGCACGGCGCGCCGAGCCCGGTGCCGTGGGCGCAGACCCGCGCGGTGCTCGACGTCCTCACCTCCGCCCGCGCGCTGGCCTGA
- a CDS encoding dihydrodipicolinate synthase family protein — MLTASQTRQSEALARFARGCVIPAHPLALDADRRLDERRQRALTRYYLASGAGGIAVGVHTTQFAIHDPQVGLLAPVLELAAETAAGSDAILVAGACGDTAQAVREAELAASLGYHLVLLSPYAPLDEDALIERARAVGEVLPVIGFYLQPAVGGRELSRGFWSRLAALDCVVGIKVAPFDRYRTLDVLHGVCAAGRQGDLALYTGNDDHILADLVAPHRVVVDGRPVEVEFVGGLLGQWAVWARTAVDLLDDARAARGGDDAALRRLLTLDGHLTDANAAIFDAANGYHGCIPGIHEVLRRQGLLAGRWCLDPAEELSPGQLAELDRVHAAYPHLRDDPFVAEHLDQWLS, encoded by the coding sequence GTGTTGACCGCATCCCAGACCCGTCAGAGCGAGGCCCTGGCCCGGTTCGCGCGGGGCTGTGTCATCCCCGCCCACCCGCTCGCCCTCGACGCCGACCGGCGGCTCGACGAGCGTCGGCAGCGGGCGTTGACCCGCTACTACCTCGCCTCCGGCGCGGGCGGTATCGCCGTCGGCGTGCACACCACCCAGTTCGCCATCCACGATCCCCAGGTCGGCCTGCTCGCCCCGGTGCTGGAACTGGCCGCCGAGACGGCCGCGGGTTCGGACGCCATCCTGGTCGCGGGGGCCTGCGGCGACACCGCCCAGGCGGTCCGCGAGGCCGAACTGGCCGCCTCGCTCGGCTACCACCTGGTCCTGCTGTCGCCGTACGCCCCGCTGGACGAGGACGCGCTGATCGAGCGGGCCCGCGCGGTCGGCGAGGTGCTGCCGGTGATCGGCTTCTATCTCCAGCCAGCGGTGGGCGGACGGGAGCTGTCCCGGGGATTCTGGTCCCGGCTCGCCGCGCTGGACTGCGTGGTCGGCATCAAGGTCGCGCCCTTCGACCGCTACCGCACGCTGGACGTGCTGCACGGCGTGTGCGCCGCCGGCCGGCAGGGCGACCTGGCCCTCTACACCGGCAACGACGACCACATCCTCGCCGACCTGGTCGCACCGCACCGGGTGGTCGTGGACGGCCGGCCGGTGGAGGTGGAGTTCGTCGGCGGTCTGCTCGGCCAGTGGGCAGTCTGGGCGCGTACCGCGGTGGACCTGCTCGACGACGCCCGGGCCGCCCGGGGCGGCGACGACGCGGCGCTGCGCCGGCTGCTCACCCTGGACGGGCACCTCACCGACGCCAACGCCGCCATCTTCGACGCCGCGAACGGCTACCACGGCTGCATCCCCGGCATCCACGAGGTGCTGCGTCGGCAGGGTCTGCTGGCCGGCCGCTGGTGCCTCGACCCGGCCGAGGAGCTGTCGCCCGGCCAGCTCGCCGAACTCGACCGGGTGCACGCCGCGTACCCGCACCTGCGCGACGACCCGTTCGTCGCCGAGCACCTGGACCAGTGGTTGTCCTGA
- a CDS encoding hydroxyacid dehydrogenase: protein MSGTVIAVAASPQVRALFLDPAGIAALARSGAVRLPPPGADVGDPTVLAALLADADVVVTGWGTAPLTAGVLAAAPRLRLLAHTGASVKPFVTPESFARGVRVTQAGDAMGYAVGEQALALTLALLHRLHRFDHALRTGVDWATAKAAPPRRELRGATVGVVGASRTGRAYLGLVRALGARVLVSDPYLSSEQADLLGVERTDLADLLARSRVVSLHAPVLPETTRMIGARELALLPDGALLVNTARAALVDEAALLAELATGRIDAALDVFDAEPLPVDHPLRALPNVLLTPHESAGTVESRRRAGDIVVAEVARFLRGDPLCHEVTPDLLAQTG, encoded by the coding sequence GTGAGCGGCACGGTCATCGCGGTCGCGGCATCACCGCAGGTCCGCGCGCTGTTCCTCGACCCCGCCGGCATCGCCGCCCTGGCCCGGTCGGGCGCGGTACGGCTGCCGCCACCCGGCGCCGACGTCGGGGACCCGACGGTGCTCGCGGCGCTGCTCGCCGACGCCGACGTGGTGGTCACCGGCTGGGGCACCGCCCCGCTGACCGCCGGGGTGCTCGCCGCCGCACCCCGGCTGCGGCTGCTCGCGCACACCGGGGCCAGCGTGAAGCCGTTCGTCACCCCGGAGAGCTTCGCCCGGGGCGTCCGCGTCACCCAAGCCGGCGACGCGATGGGGTACGCGGTGGGGGAGCAGGCCCTCGCGCTCACCCTCGCCCTGCTGCACCGGCTGCACCGCTTCGACCACGCGCTGCGTACCGGGGTGGACTGGGCGACGGCGAAGGCGGCTCCGCCCCGCCGGGAACTACGCGGCGCGACCGTCGGGGTGGTCGGCGCATCCCGCACCGGACGGGCGTACCTGGGGCTGGTGCGCGCGCTCGGCGCGCGGGTGCTGGTCAGCGACCCGTACCTGTCGTCGGAGCAGGCCGACCTGCTCGGCGTCGAGCGGACCGACCTGGCCGACCTGCTCGCCCGCTCCCGGGTGGTCTCCCTGCACGCGCCGGTGCTGCCGGAAACCACCCGCATGATCGGCGCGCGGGAGTTGGCCCTCCTGCCCGACGGCGCCCTGCTGGTCAACACCGCCCGCGCCGCGTTGGTCGACGAGGCCGCGCTGCTGGCCGAACTGGCCACCGGGCGGATCGACGCCGCGTTGGACGTCTTCGACGCCGAGCCACTGCCGGTCGACCATCCGCTGCGGGCGCTGCCGAACGTGCTGCTGACGCCGCACGAGTCGGCGGGCACGGTCGAGTCCCGGCGGCGGGCCGGGGACATCGTCGTGGCGGAGGTCGCCCGGTTCCTCCGGGGTGACCCGTTGTGCCACGAGGTCACCCCGGACCTGCTCGCGCAGACCGGCTGA
- a CDS encoding dihydrodipicolinate synthase family protein: MIIADTRASRPAELAPAAAALRDRLRWRLVAAAATPMDAAGAIDPALLGRYLRGLVDDGVDALAVLAHTGRGPHLVEMARELVTRCAVDTGVPVIVGVGGRPGERTDQVAAEAARAADLGAAGVLVFPVEADPLAHHDAIWRAAGLPMLAFDLYLRPYRPADLADLLAHPGVAGVKVARLHDAVACQAALASAHAADRLAITGEDRMFGPSLMWGAQAALVGLAAAAVPVTAEVLRAFAEQRYADFVAASARLDRLAEVTFTEPMEGYVRRMLWIAAAEGRIPAAYAVDPYGPVLPADDRARVLAVARRGAGAGGPAGRP, encoded by the coding sequence ATGATCATCGCCGATACCAGGGCGTCGCGTCCCGCGGAGCTGGCCCCGGCCGCCGCCGCGCTGCGGGACCGGCTGCGCTGGCGCCTCGTCGCCGCCGCCGCGACACCCATGGACGCCGCCGGTGCGATCGACCCCGCGCTGCTCGGCCGCTACCTGCGGGGGCTGGTGGACGACGGCGTGGACGCCCTCGCGGTACTCGCGCACACCGGACGCGGCCCCCACCTCGTCGAGATGGCCCGTGAACTGGTCACCCGGTGCGCGGTCGACACCGGCGTACCGGTCATCGTCGGAGTGGGCGGCCGGCCGGGGGAGCGCACCGACCAGGTCGCCGCCGAGGCCGCCCGCGCCGCCGACCTCGGCGCGGCCGGGGTGCTGGTCTTCCCGGTCGAGGCCGACCCGCTCGCCCACCACGACGCGATCTGGCGGGCCGCCGGGCTGCCGATGCTCGCCTTCGACCTCTACCTGCGGCCCTACCGTCCGGCGGACCTGGCCGACCTGCTCGCCCACCCCGGCGTCGCCGGGGTCAAGGTCGCCCGGCTGCACGACGCGGTGGCCTGCCAGGCGGCGCTCGCCTCCGCCCACGCCGCCGACCGTCTCGCCATCACCGGGGAGGACCGCATGTTCGGCCCGTCCCTCATGTGGGGCGCGCAGGCCGCCCTGGTCGGCCTCGCCGCCGCCGCGGTGCCCGTCACCGCCGAGGTGCTCCGGGCCTTCGCGGAGCAGCGGTACGCCGACTTCGTCGCCGCCTCCGCGCGCCTGGACCGGCTCGCCGAGGTGACCTTCACCGAGCCGATGGAGGGCTACGTGCGCCGGATGCTCTGGATCGCCGCCGCCGAGGGACGGATCCCGGCCGCGTACGCCGTCGACCCGTACGGCCCGGTGTTGCCCGCCGACGACCGGGCCCGGGTGCTCGCGGTGGCTCGCCGTGGTGCTGGGGCTGGTGGCCCGGCGGGGCGGCCGTGA
- a CDS encoding NAD-dependent epimerase/dehydratase family protein codes for MRTVAELEERLSRPRDVLVDDLRKLDGDILVLGAGGKLGPSLVRLALRGVAAAGTGARVITVSRFSEPGLADALRAEGAEVVEADISDDAALAALPDAANVLFLVGAKFGTSGREHATWATNAYLPGRVAQRFAGSRIVALSTGNVYPLVPVTSGGCVEQTPVEPVGEYAMSCLGRERVLTHFSLRDDTPLALIRLNYAVEMRYGVLVDVAAAVLAGQPVDVTMGHANIVWQGYANEVTLRALHHTRTPPFVLNLTGPELVSIRQIATALAARMGREAHLTGTEAPTALLSNAQLCHRLFGYPDVPVAELIDLTAEWVADGRPLLGKPTGFQRRDGNF; via the coding sequence ATGCGTACGGTGGCGGAACTGGAGGAGCGGCTCTCGCGTCCGCGGGACGTCCTGGTGGACGACCTGCGCAAGCTCGACGGCGACATCCTCGTCCTGGGCGCGGGCGGCAAGCTCGGTCCGAGCCTGGTCCGGCTGGCGCTGCGCGGCGTCGCCGCGGCGGGCACCGGCGCGCGGGTGATCACCGTGTCCCGCTTCTCCGAACCCGGGCTCGCCGACGCGCTGCGCGCCGAGGGCGCGGAGGTCGTCGAGGCGGACATCTCCGACGACGCCGCCTTGGCCGCGCTGCCCGACGCGGCGAACGTGCTCTTCCTGGTCGGGGCCAAGTTCGGCACGTCCGGCCGGGAGCACGCCACCTGGGCCACCAACGCCTACCTGCCCGGCCGGGTCGCGCAGCGCTTCGCCGGCTCGCGCATCGTCGCGCTGAGCACCGGAAACGTCTACCCCCTGGTGCCGGTCACCAGCGGCGGCTGCGTCGAGCAGACGCCGGTCGAGCCGGTCGGCGAGTACGCCATGTCCTGCCTGGGCCGCGAACGCGTCCTGACCCACTTCTCCCTCCGCGACGACACCCCACTGGCGCTGATCCGGCTCAACTACGCCGTCGAGATGCGCTACGGCGTCCTCGTCGATGTCGCCGCCGCGGTCCTGGCCGGCCAGCCGGTCGACGTCACCATGGGCCACGCCAACATCGTCTGGCAGGGCTACGCCAACGAGGTCACCCTGCGCGCCCTGCACCACACCCGGACACCGCCGTTCGTGTTGAACCTGACCGGGCCGGAACTCGTCTCCATCCGTCAGATCGCCACCGCGCTCGCCGCCCGGATGGGCCGCGAGGCGCACCTCACCGGCACCGAGGCGCCGACCGCGCTGCTGTCCAACGCCCAGCTCTGCCACCGGCTCTTCGGCTACCCCGACGTGCCGGTCGCCGAGCTGATCGACCTGACGGCGGAGTGGGTCGCCGACGGCCGTCCCCTGCTCGGCAAGCCGACCGGATTCCAGCGCCGCGACGGCAACTTCTAG
- a CDS encoding carbohydrate ABC transporter permease — translation MTETVTPVPVAVAEATVAPGRGRRRRYRAGRPGRGWLVTRTVLLLVGAAITLFPFYAMVVLSFKPTGPVTFPDSLLPWPFSTEAYDQVVGAKSVLRWMWNTIVYSVVSVVGVLLFASMAGYAFAKKRFPGKETLFWSFLAMLMVPYHVTMIPTFIIISELNGVDTYWGMIVPTLANAQAVFLMRQFIASLPDSIFEAARLDGCSEWRVYVSIVLPLIKPILATLGVFVFLWHWNDFLWPLIVGQSLDMRTLTTGIASLQQESVPLNVLLAGSVVAFVPIFMAYLVGQRYFQEGVATTGIKG, via the coding sequence GTGACCGAGACCGTTACGCCGGTGCCCGTCGCCGTCGCCGAGGCGACCGTCGCGCCTGGTCGCGGACGACGCCGGAGGTACCGGGCGGGTCGGCCCGGCCGCGGCTGGCTCGTCACGCGGACGGTGCTGCTGCTGGTGGGCGCCGCGATCACCCTCTTCCCCTTCTACGCGATGGTCGTGCTGTCGTTCAAGCCGACCGGACCGGTCACCTTCCCGGACAGCCTGCTGCCCTGGCCGTTCTCCACCGAGGCGTACGACCAGGTCGTCGGGGCCAAGAGCGTGCTGCGCTGGATGTGGAACACCATCGTCTACTCGGTGGTGTCGGTGGTCGGCGTGCTGCTGTTCGCCTCGATGGCCGGCTACGCCTTCGCCAAGAAACGGTTCCCGGGCAAGGAGACGCTGTTCTGGTCGTTCCTGGCCATGCTGATGGTGCCGTACCACGTCACGATGATCCCGACGTTCATCATCATCAGCGAGCTGAACGGGGTGGACACCTACTGGGGCATGATCGTGCCGACCCTGGCCAACGCCCAGGCGGTCTTCCTCATGCGGCAGTTCATCGCCTCGCTGCCCGACTCGATCTTCGAGGCGGCCCGCCTCGACGGCTGCTCCGAGTGGCGGGTGTACGTCTCGATCGTGTTGCCGCTGATCAAGCCGATCCTGGCGACCCTCGGGGTCTTCGTCTTCCTCTGGCACTGGAACGACTTCCTCTGGCCGCTCATCGTCGGGCAGAGTCTCGACATGCGGACCCTGACCACCGGCATCGCCTCGCTCCAGCAGGAGAGCGTCCCGTTGAACGTGCTGCTCGCCGGCTCGGTGGTGGCGTTCGTGCCGATCTTCATGGCGTACCTGGTCGGGCAGCGCTACTTCCAGGAGGGCGTCGCGACCACGGGCATCAAGGGGTGA
- a CDS encoding YncE family protein has translation MPLSRRALLAGSAATTASLAVGQGVLSSPAAAADDALTPTNFGPASLTAAVRGAAVVGDRVFITSRFNTPEGKMRLGEFDVHTGENHAIVDLVIPSNGGQKAAADGRYVYIGPAGSAHVYRYDPQTREVVAWARAGGATTWYYDMVVHGEHLYVGTYPDCTVKRIRLADATVETYGRISTSQYAAAVAVDDEYVYGGSAAPGTLLVWPKAGGTPTNLTPHLSSSPVGILDMTVKDGIIYVASGRQLISFRRDGSERVSRDIPVEDRYVDQVTVGSDGKVYALCRLTTNLYEVTPDGLTKVGQPLADVENQLLAPLPGGALLGVSGLGHVWKATPGGPATVWQTATRGFGYPETIQSMMRHTRNTIWVGGHYAMTVHRPETGTSDRFDINGEVKAMAEGKAGVVYAGLYPSTQIVSVDPDSYTITVLGLLGNEQLRTKRIHHDKPRNQLIVASSPQTTKHTGALTFVDLTDNTFDTHREFLPEQSVMDVVVQGTTAYIVGDTYGEGTSGPIRKVAQVAAVDIVTRQLLWREEIKPDWLSYESLHVVGNLLYAMGRRPRGAWFAYDLHTRTIVMEGDLGGYGQFNGVDGRVFSWVHWTNDICELPTVPGGEVTTLYDNVPRGWYNNPSFHFTPDGRSTWGMLGNDLAHFPLPKK, from the coding sequence ATGCCCCTCAGCCGTCGAGCACTCCTCGCGGGTAGCGCCGCCACCACGGCTTCCCTGGCAGTCGGGCAGGGCGTGCTCTCCTCGCCGGCCGCTGCGGCGGACGACGCCCTCACCCCGACCAATTTCGGTCCCGCCTCTTTGACCGCCGCTGTACGCGGTGCCGCCGTCGTCGGCGACCGTGTCTTCATCACCTCACGCTTCAACACCCCCGAGGGGAAGATGCGCCTCGGTGAGTTCGACGTCCACACCGGCGAGAACCACGCCATCGTGGATCTGGTGATTCCCAGCAACGGTGGCCAGAAGGCCGCCGCGGACGGCAGGTACGTCTACATCGGCCCGGCCGGCAGCGCCCACGTCTACCGGTACGACCCACAGACCCGGGAGGTCGTGGCCTGGGCGCGGGCCGGCGGGGCGACCACCTGGTACTACGACATGGTGGTGCACGGAGAGCACCTGTACGTCGGCACGTACCCGGACTGCACGGTGAAGCGGATCCGGCTGGCCGACGCCACCGTCGAGACGTACGGCCGGATCTCGACCTCGCAGTACGCGGCGGCCGTGGCGGTCGACGACGAGTACGTCTACGGCGGCTCGGCCGCCCCCGGCACCCTCCTGGTCTGGCCGAAGGCCGGCGGCACACCGACCAACCTGACGCCGCACCTCAGCTCCTCCCCCGTGGGCATCCTCGACATGACCGTCAAGGACGGGATCATCTACGTCGCCAGCGGCCGACAGCTGATCTCCTTCCGCCGCGACGGCTCCGAGCGGGTCTCCCGGGACATCCCGGTGGAGGACCGCTACGTCGACCAGGTCACCGTCGGCAGCGACGGCAAGGTGTACGCGCTGTGCCGACTGACCACCAACCTGTACGAGGTGACGCCCGACGGCCTGACCAAGGTGGGCCAGCCCCTCGCCGACGTGGAGAACCAGTTGCTCGCCCCGCTGCCCGGTGGGGCGCTGCTCGGCGTCAGCGGGTTGGGGCACGTGTGGAAGGCGACCCCCGGTGGCCCGGCGACGGTGTGGCAAACCGCCACCCGCGGCTTCGGCTACCCGGAGACCATCCAGTCGATGATGCGGCACACCCGTAACACGATCTGGGTCGGCGGGCACTACGCCATGACGGTGCACCGCCCCGAGACCGGCACGAGCGACCGTTTCGACATCAACGGCGAGGTCAAGGCGATGGCCGAGGGCAAGGCCGGCGTCGTGTACGCGGGCCTGTACCCGAGCACGCAGATCGTCTCGGTCGACCCGGACAGCTACACCATCACGGTGCTGGGGCTGCTCGGCAACGAGCAGTTGCGCACCAAGCGGATCCACCACGACAAGCCGCGCAACCAGCTGATCGTCGCGTCCAGCCCGCAGACCACCAAGCACACCGGCGCGCTGACCTTCGTCGACCTGACCGACAACACCTTCGACACGCACCGGGAGTTCCTGCCCGAGCAGAGCGTCATGGACGTCGTCGTGCAGGGCACCACCGCGTACATCGTCGGAGACACATACGGCGAGGGCACCAGCGGGCCCATCCGCAAGGTCGCCCAGGTGGCGGCCGTGGACATCGTCACGCGACAGCTGCTGTGGCGGGAGGAGATCAAGCCCGACTGGCTGTCGTACGAGAGCCTCCACGTGGTGGGCAACCTGCTCTACGCGATGGGCCGCCGCCCGCGCGGCGCGTGGTTCGCCTACGACCTGCACACCCGCACCATCGTGATGGAGGGCGACCTCGGCGGCTACGGCCAGTTCAACGGGGTCGACGGTCGGGTCTTCTCCTGGGTGCACTGGACGAACGACATCTGCGAACTGCCGACCGTCCCCGGCGGCGAGGTCACCACGCTGTACGACAACGTGCCGCGCGGCTGGTACAACAACCCGTCGTTCCACTTCACCCCGGACGGCAGGTCCACCTGGGGCATGCTCGGCAACGACCTGGCCCACTTCCCCCTGCCAAAGAAGTAG
- a CDS encoding amidohydrolase family protein, protein MIIDVHAHWGPWFFSMDVGDLATNLAVMDRYGIDLAVVSATEAVIYDVTAGNRAMARTLERSERLLGYLTVNPRRLDDAERDLRELLPTGRFVGVKIHTDYADSPVTSPQTRAALELVAAHDLPALVHTWNATPLDLAQACVDIPTLRAIAGHMGANGWRHAIEAANAVDRLWLEPCFSHTEAGRFAAVAAAVDPRRLLFGTDATLIDPAAAYGAVLAADLDPELAERVAWRNAADLFRLDVTG, encoded by the coding sequence ATGATCATCGACGTGCACGCCCACTGGGGACCGTGGTTCTTCAGCATGGACGTCGGCGACCTCGCCACCAACCTCGCGGTGATGGACCGCTACGGCATCGACCTCGCCGTCGTGTCGGCCACCGAGGCGGTGATCTACGACGTGACCGCCGGCAACCGGGCGATGGCCCGGACGCTGGAGCGCAGCGAACGGCTGCTCGGCTATCTCACGGTCAACCCGCGCCGCCTCGACGACGCCGAACGGGACCTGCGCGAGCTGCTGCCCACCGGACGCTTCGTCGGCGTGAAGATCCACACCGACTACGCCGACTCCCCGGTGACCTCCCCGCAGACCCGGGCGGCGCTGGAACTGGTCGCCGCGCACGACCTGCCCGCCCTGGTGCACACCTGGAACGCCACTCCGCTGGACCTGGCCCAGGCCTGCGTGGACATCCCCACCTTGCGGGCCATCGCCGGGCACATGGGCGCCAACGGCTGGCGGCACGCGATCGAGGCGGCGAACGCGGTCGACCGGCTCTGGCTCGAACCGTGCTTCTCGCACACCGAGGCGGGACGCTTCGCCGCGGTCGCCGCGGCGGTCGACCCCCGGCGGCTGCTGTTCGGCACCGACGCCACGCTGATCGACCCGGCCGCCGCGTACGGGGCGGTGCTCGCCGCCGACCTGGATCCGGAGCTGGCCGAACGGGTCGCCTGGCGCAACGCCGCCGACCTGTTCCGCCTCGACGTCACCGGTTGA